One Paraburkholderia sp. IMGN_8 DNA window includes the following coding sequences:
- a CDS encoding SDR family oxidoreductase: MKPELPKRIIVTGGASGIGYAFSEHLAQLGHRVVIADLRGADEAAARLRESGHQVIGVRTDVVSEADVAAMAAAAVSEFGGIDGLVNNAALFTTLTLKPFEQITNQEWMRVMEVNTMGPFNCAKAVLPQLRQSGRGRLVNIASTVPIKGPVNMAHYVASKGAVIAFTRALARELAKDSITVNAIAPGFTLSDGVLQTDLQDRIGENARTSGRCIQRDQVPGDLVAALAYLVSDGSGFVTGQTLAVDGGSVFL; encoded by the coding sequence ATGAAACCTGAATTACCCAAGCGCATTATTGTCACTGGTGGTGCCAGCGGCATTGGCTACGCGTTCAGCGAACATCTTGCACAGCTGGGGCATCGTGTCGTCATCGCCGACCTGCGTGGCGCAGACGAAGCCGCAGCACGTCTTCGTGAGTCCGGACATCAAGTCATCGGCGTGCGCACGGACGTTGTCAGCGAGGCAGATGTCGCTGCCATGGCGGCAGCGGCAGTCTCGGAGTTCGGCGGTATCGATGGCCTCGTCAATAACGCCGCACTGTTTACTACCCTGACGCTCAAGCCGTTTGAGCAGATCACCAATCAGGAATGGATGCGGGTGATGGAAGTCAACACGATGGGTCCATTCAACTGTGCCAAAGCGGTGTTGCCGCAACTGCGTCAAAGCGGCCGGGGGCGCCTGGTGAACATCGCATCCACCGTGCCAATCAAGGGGCCGGTGAATATGGCGCACTACGTGGCCAGCAAGGGAGCCGTCATTGCCTTCACGCGCGCACTTGCGCGGGAACTGGCGAAGGACAGCATTACGGTCAATGCGATTGCCCCCGGCTTCACGCTAAGCGACGGCGTGCTGCAGACCGATCTGCAAGACCGCATTGGTGAAAACGCTCGTACTTCCGGCCGCTGTATTCAGCGCGATCAGGTGCCGGGTGACCTCGTGGCGGCGCTCGCGTACCTGGTCAGTGATGGTTCGGGCTTTGTCACCGGCCAAACCCTCGCCGTGGACGGCGGTAGTGTATTTCTTTGA
- a CDS encoding aromatic-ring-hydroxylating dioxygenase subunit beta, translated as MTQDIHQLIARAQAEYVRCIDDGDLGQWPEFFTTSCVYRVTTADNHRRGLIGSMIYAASHGMLADRVASLRDANIYERHAYRHLLGQPYVISDDGTEARSETSFMVARIMRDGTTDLFATGRYCDVYVRDEAGVRLRERVVVCDSSRIDTLLAMPL; from the coding sequence ATGACGCAGGACATCCATCAACTGATCGCCCGCGCGCAGGCCGAATACGTGCGCTGCATCGACGACGGCGACCTCGGGCAGTGGCCCGAGTTCTTCACCACCTCGTGCGTGTACAGGGTCACGACCGCCGACAACCATCGCCGCGGTCTCATTGGCAGCATGATCTACGCGGCCTCGCACGGCATGCTGGCCGACCGGGTCGCGTCGCTGCGCGACGCCAATATCTATGAACGGCACGCCTACCGCCATCTGCTCGGGCAGCCGTACGTGATCAGCGACGACGGCACCGAGGCGCGCAGCGAAACTTCGTTCATGGTTGCGCGCATCATGCGCGACGGGACCACCGACCTGTTTGCGACGGGCCGCTATTGCGACGTGTACGTGCGCGACGAGGCGGGCGTGCGGTTGCGCGAACGCGTCGTCGTGTGCGACAGCTCGCGTATCGACACACTGCTTGCGATGCCGCTATGA
- a CDS encoding nuclear transport factor 2 family protein, with product METKLQQLLDEAEIRRVHIRYCRGIDRMDWDLVRSCYHPDAIDRHGAYNGGVEGFIDWAAELLPSFESTQHFTGNQYVEVHGDVAFAEHYAQASHRTKPDGDKPAMDWVVNIRYVDRMERRNGEWRIADRVVVLDSQRSDPVPGDMALLENSNVGRRDKEDPSYKYQIV from the coding sequence TTGGAAACGAAACTTCAGCAGCTACTGGATGAAGCGGAGATTCGCCGCGTTCATATCCGTTATTGCCGCGGCATCGATCGGATGGACTGGGATCTCGTGCGGTCGTGTTATCACCCGGATGCGATCGACAGGCACGGTGCGTACAACGGAGGCGTGGAAGGTTTCATCGACTGGGCAGCCGAGTTGTTGCCGAGCTTCGAATCGACGCAGCACTTCACCGGCAACCAGTATGTCGAGGTGCACGGCGATGTGGCGTTCGCGGAACACTATGCGCAGGCCAGCCACCGCACGAAACCCGACGGCGACAAGCCAGCGATGGATTGGGTGGTGAACATTCGCTACGTGGACCGCATGGAGCGGCGCAACGGTGAATGGCGCATTGCCGATCGGGTGGTCGTGCTCGACTCGCAGCGATCGGACCCGGTTCCCGGGGATATGGCACTGCTCGAAAATTCCAATGTCGGGCGCCGTGACAAGGAGGATCCGTCGTACAAGTACCAGATCGTATGA
- a CDS encoding 3-keto-5-aminohexanoate cleavage protein has protein sequence MVEKLSLWEAAKREMEEYQFIAGAELQPKWDVSDKIAINAAVSGRFESATSLAEYVDAASSVIEAGACGVHIDFSFMTDEKGRRLDRDIPPVEAYSAVLEPLRSRFGNDFVPNLNVLNGSTFDECVSPARAGLTEVAPCAPGHPEAFMVPAITELEATGVKPELAVHSSGEIELAKRKLIDTGILKKPYNWLILYGLPFNVGRTLVSGTWVSDAQDMTRHMFLMVDQIRKIDPTSVISVCAAGRATLYMTTLATMMGLHIRIGTEDTPWKYPNSDERLKDNLEMFNMARDIAGLLGRKPASANEYRALVGKPARN, from the coding sequence ATGGTCGAAAAACTGTCTCTCTGGGAAGCCGCCAAACGCGAAATGGAGGAGTACCAGTTCATTGCCGGAGCCGAGCTGCAACCCAAGTGGGACGTGTCGGACAAGATTGCGATCAATGCCGCCGTATCGGGGCGCTTTGAGAGCGCCACGTCGCTCGCGGAGTATGTGGATGCCGCCTCGAGCGTCATCGAAGCCGGCGCCTGCGGCGTGCACATCGACTTTTCGTTCATGACCGACGAGAAGGGGCGGCGCCTCGACCGTGACATCCCGCCAGTTGAGGCATATTCCGCCGTTCTCGAGCCGCTGCGCTCGCGCTTTGGCAACGACTTCGTGCCGAATCTGAACGTCCTCAACGGCTCGACATTCGATGAGTGTGTGAGCCCCGCGCGCGCAGGTCTGACCGAAGTCGCACCGTGCGCGCCGGGTCATCCGGAAGCCTTCATGGTGCCGGCCATCACGGAGCTCGAGGCAACCGGCGTCAAGCCGGAACTGGCCGTCCACAGCTCCGGCGAGATCGAGCTCGCGAAGCGCAAACTGATCGATACCGGCATTCTCAAGAAGCCCTACAACTGGCTGATTCTCTACGGTCTGCCGTTCAACGTCGGTCGCACGCTGGTGTCCGGCACGTGGGTGAGCGATGCCCAGGACATGACGCGCCACATGTTCCTGATGGTCGACCAGATCCGCAAGATCGATCCGACGTCGGTCATCAGCGTCTGTGCGGCAGGTCGCGCGACGCTCTATATGACCACCCTTGCCACCATGATGGGCCTGCATATCCGGATCGGCACTGAAGACACGCCGTGGAAGTACCCGAACAGCGACGAGCGCCTCAAGGACAATCTGGAGATGTTCAACATGGCGCGCGACATCGCCGGCCTGCTCGGACGCAAGCCGGCCTCGGCCAATGAATACCGGGCGCTGGTCGGCAAGCCGGCCCGGAATTAA
- a CDS encoding Gfo/Idh/MocA family oxidoreductase — translation MERKYRVGIVGLSPGRGWAATAHIPALRALSDVFELAGVANTSLASAQAAAAEFDIPQAFESAAALAASPDIDIVVVTVKVQHHKEVVTAALQAGKSVYSEWPLGNGLEETIALAELAREKKALAVVGAQAIASPEVQFLRKLVSDGKIGNVLSSTYVGSGFSWGDDILQGDAYAMDNRNGATLLSVIGGHAISAIDAVLGNIEQIGAVLSQRRQTVRIIETGETVEMKTPDHLMANAILRSGAPLSLQLRGGVPRGTKLLWEINGSEGDLRVTARNEYVPAVNISPLRVEFGRKGQNGYEELDVPDPFPIDAGDAVAARNVAGVYRLLADDLRHGTRTAPSFDHARALHEVLYAIEQSSETGNRIKVSK, via the coding sequence ATGGAAAGAAAATATCGTGTCGGTATCGTCGGCCTGAGCCCAGGACGCGGCTGGGCGGCGACAGCCCATATTCCGGCCTTGCGGGCCTTGTCCGACGTCTTTGAGCTCGCCGGCGTGGCGAACACGAGCCTCGCGAGCGCGCAGGCAGCGGCCGCCGAGTTCGACATCCCGCAAGCATTCGAAAGTGCCGCTGCGCTGGCCGCATCGCCGGACATCGACATCGTCGTCGTCACCGTCAAGGTTCAGCACCACAAGGAAGTCGTCACGGCGGCTCTGCAGGCAGGCAAGAGCGTGTACAGCGAATGGCCGCTCGGCAACGGGCTCGAAGAAACCATCGCGCTTGCCGAACTCGCGCGCGAGAAAAAGGCATTGGCCGTCGTTGGCGCGCAGGCGATCGCCTCCCCCGAAGTGCAGTTCCTGCGCAAGCTCGTCTCGGACGGCAAGATCGGCAATGTCCTTTCTTCGACGTACGTGGGTTCGGGTTTCAGCTGGGGCGACGACATCCTGCAAGGTGACGCCTACGCCATGGACAACCGGAACGGCGCCACACTGCTTTCCGTGATCGGGGGGCACGCGATTTCGGCAATTGATGCCGTCCTCGGCAATATCGAACAGATCGGCGCGGTGCTCTCTCAACGCAGGCAAACCGTGCGCATCATCGAGACGGGCGAAACCGTCGAAATGAAAACGCCCGACCACCTCATGGCGAACGCGATTCTGCGCTCCGGAGCGCCGCTGTCGTTGCAACTCCGCGGTGGCGTGCCGCGTGGGACGAAGCTGCTGTGGGAGATCAACGGAAGCGAGGGCGATCTGCGTGTCACCGCGAGGAATGAATACGTCCCGGCGGTCAACATCTCGCCCTTGCGCGTCGAGTTCGGACGCAAAGGCCAGAACGGCTACGAGGAACTCGACGTCCCGGATCCCTTCCCGATCGATGCCGGCGATGCCGTTGCCGCGCGCAATGTCGCGGGCGTTTACCGGTTGCTCGCCGATGACCTGCGCCATGGCACCCGCACGGCGCCCAGCTTCGATCACGCACGCGCACTTCACGAAGTGCTCTATGCAATCGAGCAGTCGAGTGAAACGGGCAATCGGATCAAGGTGAGCAAGTAA
- a CDS encoding IclR family transcriptional regulator C-terminal domain-containing protein, which yields MTPVKNPVNTEADALSSVEDESRTIQAHAKEGMGGLAKGLAIIEAFGPNTTRMTVSDAANLADLSRPAARRCLLTLVEHGYLAHDGKFFTPLPRMLRLGGAYLSTSSLPQIAQPLLASTRDKLQESVSLAVLDEGYAVFIARAEAVRIVSTGVKLGGRLPAYCSATGRVLLAGLPEEQARAHLESVPMKRLTDRTVANLDGVLRAIRRAAEDGYAISDEEIEIGMSAMAVPVKNSAGQIEAAVSVSVYSGRVNIETLRETFLPALRETAGRLQRSL from the coding sequence ATGACACCCGTCAAAAACCCTGTCAATACAGAGGCCGACGCCTTGTCGTCCGTCGAGGACGAGTCCAGGACAATCCAGGCCCACGCGAAGGAAGGTATGGGGGGGCTGGCCAAGGGGCTGGCCATCATCGAGGCGTTCGGTCCGAACACCACGCGCATGACCGTTTCGGATGCGGCAAATCTGGCTGACCTGAGCCGCCCCGCGGCGCGGCGCTGCCTGCTGACGCTCGTCGAGCACGGCTATCTCGCCCACGACGGCAAGTTCTTCACGCCGCTGCCGCGCATGCTGCGGCTGGGCGGCGCTTACCTCAGCACGTCGTCGCTACCGCAGATTGCGCAGCCGCTTCTGGCGAGCACGCGCGACAAGTTGCAGGAGTCCGTCTCGCTGGCCGTGCTGGACGAGGGTTATGCGGTGTTCATCGCACGCGCCGAGGCGGTCCGTATCGTGTCGACGGGCGTGAAGCTCGGCGGCCGCCTGCCCGCCTATTGCTCAGCCACGGGACGCGTGCTGCTCGCCGGGCTGCCAGAAGAGCAGGCGCGCGCGCACCTCGAAAGCGTGCCAATGAAGCGGCTCACCGATCGCACGGTGGCCAATCTAGACGGCGTGTTGAGGGCGATCCGGCGCGCGGCGGAGGACGGCTATGCGATCAGCGACGAGGAGATCGAAATCGGCATGTCGGCGATGGCAGTTCCGGTGAAGAACAGCGCCGGGCAGATCGAAGCGGCGGTGAGCGTGAGCGTCTATTCAGGGCGCGTGAACATCGAAACGTTGCGGGAAACTTTCCTGCCGGCGCTGCGTGAAACCGCCGGGCGTCTGCAACGCTCGCTTTAG
- a CDS encoding IclR family transcriptional regulator C-terminal domain-containing protein, whose protein sequence is MGLEKGLSIIEAFGMKKGPLTVTQAAEITGHTKGSVRRSLLTLCRLGYATQSGYSFVLAPRALRLGYAYVVSDPLTKVAQPILEITSERTQESASIAVLDLQDAVFVARSTHRRSLSSGLGVGSRLPAYCSATGRVLLSGRPPAEVRFMLNRMARPALTPHTRTTIGSIMKEIEFVGRHGYAIIDEELEIGIRSIAVPIRNARGEMIAAMSLSVSTSRMTREGVVEHLLPELESARRHLAALL, encoded by the coding sequence ATGGGGCTCGAAAAAGGGCTGTCCATCATCGAAGCATTCGGTATGAAAAAAGGGCCGTTGACCGTGACACAGGCGGCAGAGATAACCGGTCATACAAAGGGTTCGGTACGCCGCAGTTTGCTGACGCTTTGCAGGCTGGGCTATGCCACGCAGAGTGGTTACAGTTTTGTCCTGGCACCCCGCGCTCTGAGGCTGGGCTACGCGTATGTCGTTTCAGATCCGCTGACCAAGGTCGCGCAACCCATCCTGGAGATCACCAGCGAACGCACGCAAGAGTCTGCCTCGATCGCAGTGCTGGATTTGCAGGATGCGGTCTTCGTCGCGCGCTCAACACATCGGCGCAGCCTGTCCAGCGGTCTGGGTGTTGGCTCGCGCTTGCCTGCTTACTGTAGTGCCACAGGGCGCGTTTTGCTGTCAGGACGACCGCCGGCCGAGGTGAGATTCATGCTGAACCGAATGGCGCGTCCCGCTCTGACGCCTCACACCCGTACTACGATCGGCAGCATCATGAAAGAAATTGAATTTGTAGGCAGACACGGATACGCCATCATCGATGAAGAACTGGAGATCGGTATTCGCTCAATCGCCGTTCCGATTCGCAACGCACGTGGTGAAATGATTGCAGCCATGAGCCTTTCGGTGTCCACAAGCCGCATGACGCGCGAGGGCGTAGTGGAACACCTGCTGCCAGAACTTGAAAGCGCACGCCGCCACCTTGCCGCCCTGTTGTAG
- a CDS encoding MarR family transcriptional regulator has product MHDALEGLDVPGGQRSDVFDDRGRTVPWMARTIYRLYDAQGQKLLDKEGVSVAHWFYLRVLAERGEMNQLELSKRVGIASTTAVPALDSMEKRNLVRRTRDPKDRRKYYVSLQDEGRRLVDEMLPELTEMISASLEGISAKDLRVFWKVMHQIEDNLTQMSQGDSVID; this is encoded by the coding sequence ATGCACGATGCGCTCGAGGGGCTGGACGTGCCGGGCGGTCAGCGCTCAGACGTTTTTGACGACCGCGGCCGAACCGTGCCGTGGATGGCACGCACGATATACCGTCTCTACGACGCCCAAGGCCAGAAGCTGCTGGACAAGGAGGGCGTTTCGGTTGCGCACTGGTTCTATCTTCGGGTTCTGGCCGAACGTGGCGAGATGAACCAGCTCGAACTCAGCAAGCGGGTCGGCATTGCATCGACCACGGCCGTACCGGCGCTCGATAGCATGGAAAAGCGCAATCTCGTGCGACGCACACGCGACCCCAAGGACAGAAGAAAATACTACGTCAGCCTGCAGGATGAAGGACGACGCCTTGTCGACGAAATGCTGCCTGAGCTCACCGAGATGATTTCGGCTTCGCTCGAAGGCATCTCGGCAAAAGATCTCCGGGTTTTCTGGAAAGTCATGCACCAGATCGAAGACAACCTGACCCAGATGTCTCAGGGCGACTCCGTGATCGACTAG
- a CDS encoding aromatic ring-hydroxylating dioxygenase subunit alpha: MIPIQPARRASIEWPVEGVTRVPYALFQSDEVYADEQEAIFRGPNWSYLCLEAEVPNPGDFRSTFIGDAPVVVTRDTDGELYAFENRCAHRGAMVCLEDAGNAKDFSCVYHAWTYSLQGDLLGVAFRDGINGQGGMKEGFCLGDHGLRKLRVATLHGLVFGSFSDDVPPLDEYLGEEIVERIARVLENRTPVVLGRFTQMLPNNWKLYFENVKDSYHASILHLFFTTFQLNKLSQRGGIIVDPSGGHHVSYSAVDHAAEAAKQAVTKDYAAQNIRSESGHHLEDTSVLAGIDEFGDGITLQILSVFPGFVLQQIQNAIAVRQILPRGARQTELNWIYLGFEDDTPELREMRLRQANLVGPAGYVSMEDGCVGGFVQRGIDGARDAHSVIEMGGDGTTSSASRVTEASIRGFWKAYRNAMGY, from the coding sequence ATCATCCCTATCCAGCCGGCGCGCCGCGCTAGCATCGAGTGGCCCGTCGAGGGCGTCACGCGCGTACCCTATGCGCTGTTCCAGAGTGACGAAGTCTATGCGGACGAGCAGGAGGCGATCTTTCGTGGTCCGAACTGGAGTTATCTGTGCCTCGAAGCCGAGGTGCCGAATCCGGGCGACTTCCGCAGCACGTTCATCGGCGATGCACCTGTGGTGGTTACGCGCGACACGGACGGCGAGCTCTATGCATTCGAAAACCGCTGCGCGCATCGCGGCGCGATGGTTTGCCTGGAAGACGCGGGCAACGCGAAGGATTTCAGCTGCGTCTACCATGCCTGGACCTACAGCCTCCAGGGCGATCTGCTCGGCGTCGCGTTCCGGGATGGCATCAACGGCCAGGGCGGCATGAAGGAAGGCTTCTGCCTCGGCGATCACGGCCTGCGCAAGCTGCGCGTGGCGACGCTCCATGGTCTCGTGTTCGGCAGCTTCTCCGACGACGTGCCGCCGCTCGACGAATACCTTGGCGAGGAGATCGTCGAACGCATTGCGCGCGTGCTCGAAAACCGCACGCCCGTCGTGCTCGGCCGCTTCACGCAGATGCTGCCGAACAACTGGAAGCTCTATTTCGAGAACGTCAAGGATTCCTATCATGCAAGCATCCTGCATCTGTTCTTCACGACCTTCCAGTTGAACAAGCTGTCGCAGCGCGGTGGCATCATCGTCGACCCGAGCGGCGGACATCACGTCAGCTATTCAGCTGTCGATCACGCGGCTGAAGCGGCGAAGCAGGCGGTCACGAAGGACTACGCGGCCCAGAACATCCGCTCGGAGAGCGGCCACCACCTCGAAGATACCTCGGTGCTCGCAGGCATCGACGAGTTCGGCGACGGCATCACGCTGCAGATTCTTTCAGTCTTTCCGGGCTTCGTGCTGCAGCAGATCCAGAACGCCATTGCGGTGCGTCAGATCCTGCCGCGCGGCGCGCGCCAGACCGAACTGAACTGGATCTATCTCGGCTTCGAGGACGATACGCCCGAGTTGCGGGAAATGCGTCTGCGCCAGGCGAACCTCGTGGGCCCGGCCGGGTATGTCTCGATGGAGGACGGCTGCGTGGGCGGCTTCGTGCAGCGCGGCATCGACGGGGCACGCGACGCACACTCGGTGATCGAGATGGGCGGCGACGGCACGACCAGCAGCGCGAGCCGCGTGACAGAAGCCTCGATTCGCGGCTTCTGGAAGGCCTACCGTAACGCAATGGGATATTGA
- a CDS encoding substrate-binding domain-containing protein, whose translation MLVSITQISASLLLATGLICTPAHAAGDSITNHQGDITPMCGTKPMIVGVSDGYGGNTWRKTGLAEVKDELSRCKNVTRVIYSNANGDPQKANSDINSMVAQGINVLILLPDFGAVQLPAMRAAMKAGVAVVPYSAQMAGTPGRDYVVNVVGDTQQIGVLWADWLGTTLKKGNVVFMGGSPGATTSQNFMDGLKGGLKKYPDLKLLNEQYIVTNWNPVDAQKATVGLIAQYPKIDAIVTDGGETALAAVKAFEQAHLPVPAIATIASDNQVNCHYMSAKQSGKPYPYYTLDGTTTYVRFAVRQGVAAYQGTVNKESPSILPFAYADSAKGLDPKCDPSAPPDADLTSALPPQKLKAVFER comes from the coding sequence ATGCTCGTCTCGATTACGCAAATAAGCGCCAGCCTGCTTCTTGCCACGGGTTTGATCTGTACCCCTGCCCACGCGGCGGGAGATTCCATCACGAACCATCAAGGCGACATCACGCCGATGTGCGGCACGAAGCCGATGATCGTCGGCGTGTCGGACGGCTACGGCGGCAATACGTGGCGCAAGACCGGCCTCGCGGAAGTCAAGGACGAGCTCAGTCGGTGCAAGAACGTCACGCGGGTTATCTACAGCAATGCCAACGGCGATCCGCAGAAGGCGAATTCCGACATCAACAGCATGGTCGCGCAGGGCATCAACGTCCTCATTCTGCTTCCTGACTTCGGCGCGGTGCAGCTTCCCGCCATGCGGGCGGCCATGAAGGCGGGCGTCGCGGTCGTCCCGTACTCGGCTCAGATGGCGGGCACACCTGGCCGTGACTATGTCGTCAATGTGGTGGGCGATACGCAGCAGATCGGTGTCCTGTGGGCCGACTGGCTCGGAACCACGCTGAAGAAGGGGAATGTCGTGTTCATGGGTGGATCGCCCGGAGCGACCACCTCGCAAAACTTCATGGACGGTCTGAAAGGCGGACTCAAGAAATACCCGGATCTGAAGTTGCTCAACGAGCAGTACATCGTGACGAACTGGAATCCCGTCGACGCCCAGAAGGCCACCGTCGGTCTTATCGCGCAGTATCCGAAGATTGACGCCATCGTGACGGATGGCGGCGAAACCGCGCTGGCCGCTGTAAAGGCATTCGAGCAGGCTCACCTTCCGGTCCCCGCCATCGCGACTATCGCAAGCGACAACCAGGTGAATTGCCACTATATGTCGGCGAAGCAGTCGGGCAAGCCCTATCCCTATTACACGCTCGACGGCACGACGACTTACGTCCGCTTTGCCGTGCGGCAGGGTGTAGCGGCCTATCAGGGAACGGTAAACAAGGAGTCGCCGTCGATTCTGCCCTTTGCCTACGCCGATAGTGCCAAGGGCCTCGATCCGAAGTGCGATCCGTCCGCTCCGCCGGACGCCGACCTCACCTCCGCGCTCCCGCCGCAGAAGCTGAAGGCCGTGTTCGAGCGTTGA
- a CDS encoding NAD-dependent succinate-semialdehyde dehydrogenase gives MDTTTAQYEALALYIGGRFLSARGRPEQDVINPATGEAFARLPHATPQDLDDAVHAAADAFQVWRRTPAIERSALLRRVASLIRERAPQIARNITLDQGKPLAEAILEVQSCAEHAEWHAEECRRIYGRVIPARTPGVQQTVSREPIGVCAAFTPWNFPFNLALRKVVAALGAGCTIILKGPEDSPSAVVALARIFHDAGLPAGCLNVVWGVPSEVSTHLINAPAVRKISFTGSATVGKQLASMAGAQMKRMTMELGGHSPVLVFDDSDVEQAARFLARTKTRNAGQVCMAPSRFFVHEKAYERFVNAFAAEYAPLRVGDGLDPQTQMGPLAHERRIDAMQALVTDARERGASLVCGGSRLAETGYFFPPTILTGVPDDARLMIEEPFGPVVPITTFSSAEEALSRANALPYGLASYVFTNSIATAEYVAGRIEAGMVGINHFGLALAETPLGGVKESGMGSEGGIETFDGYLVTKFVSQASRVP, from the coding sequence ATGGACACCACAACCGCACAATACGAAGCACTCGCCCTCTACATCGGTGGCCGTTTCCTGAGCGCCCGTGGGCGGCCCGAACAGGATGTGATCAACCCTGCAACTGGCGAGGCGTTCGCCCGATTGCCGCACGCTACGCCCCAGGATCTGGATGATGCCGTGCACGCAGCGGCAGATGCATTCCAGGTCTGGCGGCGCACGCCGGCAATCGAACGTTCAGCGTTGCTGCGCCGTGTTGCCTCGTTGATCCGGGAGCGAGCTCCACAGATTGCACGCAACATTACGCTCGATCAGGGCAAGCCTTTGGCCGAAGCCATTCTGGAAGTACAAAGCTGTGCTGAGCACGCTGAATGGCATGCGGAGGAGTGCAGGCGCATTTATGGACGCGTGATCCCGGCGCGCACGCCGGGTGTGCAGCAGACAGTCTCCCGTGAACCCATAGGTGTTTGCGCTGCGTTCACACCCTGGAACTTCCCCTTCAACCTGGCGCTACGCAAGGTGGTCGCCGCATTGGGTGCGGGCTGCACGATAATACTCAAGGGTCCTGAGGATTCGCCAAGCGCAGTAGTCGCGCTGGCGCGTATATTTCACGATGCAGGTTTGCCGGCGGGATGCCTTAACGTCGTCTGGGGCGTGCCGTCCGAGGTTTCCACGCATCTCATCAACGCTCCGGCGGTGCGAAAGATTTCCTTCACTGGCTCCGCCACTGTCGGCAAACAACTGGCGTCGATGGCCGGCGCGCAGATGAAGCGCATGACGATGGAACTGGGTGGCCACTCGCCGGTTCTGGTGTTCGACGATTCCGACGTAGAACAGGCCGCGCGTTTTCTGGCGCGTACCAAGACACGCAATGCCGGTCAGGTCTGCATGGCACCTAGCCGCTTCTTCGTGCACGAAAAAGCCTATGAGCGGTTCGTGAATGCCTTCGCCGCCGAGTACGCACCGCTACGGGTCGGAGACGGCCTCGATCCGCAGACCCAGATGGGACCGCTGGCCCATGAACGACGCATCGACGCAATGCAAGCTCTGGTGACGGACGCGCGGGAGCGCGGCGCATCGCTGGTGTGCGGTGGCAGCCGTCTGGCTGAAACAGGTTACTTCTTCCCTCCGACCATCCTCACAGGCGTGCCCGATGACGCGCGCCTGATGATCGAGGAACCATTCGGACCTGTTGTGCCGATAACGACATTCAGTAGCGCTGAAGAGGCATTGTCACGTGCCAACGCGCTGCCATACGGCCTGGCTTCATACGTGTTCACCAATTCGATCGCGACCGCCGAATACGTTGCAGGCCGTATCGAGGCCGGAATGGTTGGCATCAACCATTTCGGCCTGGCATTGGCCGAGACGCCGCTGGGTGGCGTGAAGGAGAGCGGTATGGGCAGCGAAGGAGGTATCGAGACGTTCGATGGCTATCTCGTCACCAAGTTTGTGTCGCAGGCCAGTCGGGTGCCCTGA